A stretch of the Lolium perenne isolate Kyuss_39 chromosome 3, Kyuss_2.0, whole genome shotgun sequence genome encodes the following:
- the LOC139838116 gene encoding uncharacterized protein, producing the protein MNLCMKKQKTSFVPAKRIVECMDRLGFWTYLENTPTPSNFSSVGSSSQNRASEGSENKNQEPCAFPIHEANDVWCDLNQALAEKLSPSIISIASFDGEALHSECTGMVIDRELSSASFLTTASLFGSLDQNLWDDLTIKVHLPNDEVVHGWLHYYSSPYSLAVIVTHSLPSSLDLCVACLGNDMHVESSAELLAVRRCFDSGELVSTRGSVIHGTWTGGIHKKERKLSTCKIIEAASGGPLVDCDGNIVGMNYYDEEMTSFVPSNLIFEWLAPAHVHCITVFKLAEKTLYLH; encoded by the exons ATGAACCTCTGTATGAAGAAGCAAAAAACCTCGTTCGTACCAGCAAAGCGAATTGTTGAATGCATGGACAGGCTTGGGTTCTG GACCTATTTGGAGAATACTCCCACACCATCGAACTTCAGTTCAGTAG GTAGCTCAAGTCAAAATCGCGCAAGCGAGGGAAGTGAAAATAAGAACCAGGAACCTTGCGCATTTCCTATTCATGAAGCTAATGATGTATGGTGTGACCTCAATCAAGCACTTGCAGAAAAATTGTCTCCGAGCATTATCTCCATTGCTTCATTTGATG GAGAGGCATTGCATTCTGAATGCACAGGCATGGTTATTGACAGAGAACTATCTTCAGCCTCCTTTCTGACGACAGCAAGTTTGTTTGGATCATTAGATCAAAATCTTTGGGATGATTTAACG ATCAAAGTGCACCTTCCGAATGATGAAGTGGTCCATGGGTGGTTGCATTATTATTCGTCTCCTTACAGTCTTGCTGTCATCGTGACCCATTCCTTGCCGTCCTCCCTTGATCTTTGTGTAGCATGTCTTGGCAACGACATGCACGTTGAGTCGTCTGCTGAGTTATTAGCTGTAAGGCGTTGCTTCGACTCAGGAGAATTAGTGTCCACGAGAGGGTCAGTGATACATGGAACATGGACAGGTGGAATTCATAAGAAAGAGCGCAAATTGTCCACATGCAAAATCATCGAG GCTGCCAGCGGAGGACCACTTGTTGATTGTGATGGGAATATTGTTGGCATGAACTACTATGATGAGGAAATGACTTCATTTGTGCCAAGTAATCTTATTTTTGAATGGTTGGCGCCTGCTCATGTACACTG TATAACAGTATTCAAATTGGCTGAGAAAACATTATATCTGCACTAG
- the LOC127343673 gene encoding uncharacterized protein isoform X3 encodes MRKISGKDVPARTRSRNLRLNEASSRLIDREGGVLSQELVAKLSPSIVSLASFDGEKLHSQCTGTVVRNDRLGSSIVTSRDLVTTTDSGYVRTLKLKVHLPNGEVVNASVQYYSVAHNMLVVTTGFFPDIRAACIPQMQVDSSTRLLAASLCRISDKFWVTTGVLIDSPTGVESHETMWSTCQITEAGSGGPLVDFDGNIVGMNLCMKKQKTSFVPAKRIVECMDRLGFWTYLENTPTPSNFSSVGSSSQNRASEGSENKNQEPCAFPIHEANDVWCDLNQALAEKLSPSIISIASFDGEALHSECTGMVIDRELSSASFLTTASLFGSLDQNLWDDLTIKVRLPNDEVVHGWLHYYSSPYSLAVIVTHSLPSSLDLCVACLGNDMHVESSAELLAVRRCFDSGELVSTRGSVIHGTWTGGIHKKERKLSTCKIIEAASGGPLVDCDGNIVGMNYYDEEMTSFVPSNLIFEWLAPAHVHWAASKDPSRTNEIQQSSAPHSYSPKELTDDELKRILSPWGWI; translated from the exons ATGCGAAAAATCAGTGGAAAAGATGTTCCCGCTAGAACAAGGAGCA GAAACTTGCGTTTGAACGAGGCATCCAGTAGATTAATTGATCGTGAAGGTGGTGTACTCAGTCAAGAACTTGTTGCAAAGTTGTCTCCAAGCATTGTCTCGCTTGCCTCATTTGACG GCGAAAAGCTCCATTCTCAATGCACAGGCACAGTTGTCCGAAATGATCGACTAGGTTCATCTATTGTAACATCGAGAGATTTGGTTACCACTACAGATTCAGGTTATGTCCGAACATTAAAG ttaAAAGTGCATCTACCGAATGGGGAAGTTGTGAATGCCTCTGTGCAGTACTACAGTGTAGCTCACAACATGCTTGTTGTAACCACTGGGTTCTTCCCTGATATCCGTGCAGCTTGTATACCACAAATGCAAGTTGATTCTTCCACGCGGTTATTAGCTGCAAGTTTATGCCGCATTTCGGACAAATTTTGGGTCACCACTGGGGTACTGATTGACAGTCCTACTGGAGTTGAGAGCCATGAAACCATGTGGTCCACGTGCCAGATCACTGAG GCTGGAAGTGGTggacctcttgttgattttgatgGAAATATTGTTGGGATGAACCTCTGTATGAAGAAGCAAAAAACCTCGTTCGTACCAGCAAAGCGAATTGTTGAATGCATGGACAGGCTTGGGTTCTG GACCTATTTGGAGAATACTCCCACACCATCGAACTTCAGTTCAGTAG GTAGCTCAAGTCAAAATCGCGCAAGCGAGGGAAGTGAAAATAAGAACCAGGAACCTTGCGCATTTCCTATTCATGAAGCTAATGATGTATGGTGTGACCTCAATCAAGCACTTGCAGAAAAATTGTCTCCGAGCATTATCTCCATTGCTTCATTTGATG GAGAGGCATTGCATTCTGAATGCACAGGCATGGTTATTGACAGAGAACTATCTTCAGCCTCCTTTCTGACGACAGCAAGTTTGTTTGGATCATTAGATCAAAATCTTTGGGATGATTTAACG ATCAAAGTGCGCCTTCCGAATGATGAAGTGGTCCATGGGTGGTTGCATTATTATTCGTCTCCTTACAGTCTTGCTGTCATCGTGACCCATTCCTTGCCGTCCTCCCTTGATCTTTGTGTAGCATGTCTTGGCAACGACATGCACGTTGAGTCGTCTGCTGAGTTATTAGCTGTAAGGCGTTGCTTCGACTCAGGCGAATTAGTGTCCACGAGAGGGTCAGTGATACATGGAACATGGACAGGTGGAATTCATAAGAAAGAGCGCAAATTGTCCACATGCAAAATCATCGAG GCTGCCAGCGGAGGACCACTTGTTGATTGTGATGGGAATATTGTTGGCATGAACTACTATGATGAGGAAATGACTTCATTTGTGCCAAGTAATCTTATTTTTGAATGGTTGGCGCCTGCTCATGTACACTG GGCTGCAAGTAAAGACCCTTCTCGTACAAATGAGATACAACAATCTTCCGCACCTCATAGCTACAGTCCAAAAG AACTCACAGATGATGAACTTAAGCGCATACTTTCTCCCTGGGGATG GATTTAG
- the LOC127343673 gene encoding uncharacterized protein isoform X1: MRKISGKDVPARTRSRNLRLNEASSRLIDREGGVLSQELVAKLSPSIVSLASFDGEKLHSQCTGTVVRNDRLGSSIVTSRDLVTTTDSGYVRTLKLKVHLPNGEVVNASVQYYSVAHNMLVVTTGFFPDIRAACIPQMQVDSSTRLLAASLCRISDKFWVTTGVLIDSPTGVESHETMWSTCQITEAGSGGPLVDFDGNIVGMNLCMKKQKTSFVPAKRIVECMDRLGFWTYLENTPTPSNFSSVGTIVGSSSQNRASEGSENKNQEPCAFPIHEANDVWCDLNQALAEKLSPSIISIASFDGEALHSECTGMVIDRELSSASFLTTASLFGSLDQNLWDDLTIKVRLPNDEVVHGWLHYYSSPYSLAVIVTHSLPSSLDLCVACLGNDMHVESSAELLAVRRCFDSGELVSTRGSVIHGTWTGGIHKKERKLSTCKIIEAASGGPLVDCDGNIVGMNYYDEEMTSFVPSNLIFEWLAPAHVHWAASKDPSRTNEIQQSSAPHSYSPKELTDDELKRILSPWGWI; encoded by the exons ATGCGAAAAATCAGTGGAAAAGATGTTCCCGCTAGAACAAGGAGCA GAAACTTGCGTTTGAACGAGGCATCCAGTAGATTAATTGATCGTGAAGGTGGTGTACTCAGTCAAGAACTTGTTGCAAAGTTGTCTCCAAGCATTGTCTCGCTTGCCTCATTTGACG GCGAAAAGCTCCATTCTCAATGCACAGGCACAGTTGTCCGAAATGATCGACTAGGTTCATCTATTGTAACATCGAGAGATTTGGTTACCACTACAGATTCAGGTTATGTCCGAACATTAAAG ttaAAAGTGCATCTACCGAATGGGGAAGTTGTGAATGCCTCTGTGCAGTACTACAGTGTAGCTCACAACATGCTTGTTGTAACCACTGGGTTCTTCCCTGATATCCGTGCAGCTTGTATACCACAAATGCAAGTTGATTCTTCCACGCGGTTATTAGCTGCAAGTTTATGCCGCATTTCGGACAAATTTTGGGTCACCACTGGGGTACTGATTGACAGTCCTACTGGAGTTGAGAGCCATGAAACCATGTGGTCCACGTGCCAGATCACTGAG GCTGGAAGTGGTggacctcttgttgattttgatgGAAATATTGTTGGGATGAACCTCTGTATGAAGAAGCAAAAAACCTCGTTCGTACCAGCAAAGCGAATTGTTGAATGCATGGACAGGCTTGGGTTCTG GACCTATTTGGAGAATACTCCCACACCATCGAACTTCAGTTCAGTAG GTACCATTGTAGGTAGCTCAAGTCAAAATCGCGCAAGCGAGGGAAGTGAAAATAAGAACCAGGAACCTTGCGCATTTCCTATTCATGAAGCTAATGATGTATGGTGTGACCTCAATCAAGCACTTGCAGAAAAATTGTCTCCGAGCATTATCTCCATTGCTTCATTTGATG GAGAGGCATTGCATTCTGAATGCACAGGCATGGTTATTGACAGAGAACTATCTTCAGCCTCCTTTCTGACGACAGCAAGTTTGTTTGGATCATTAGATCAAAATCTTTGGGATGATTTAACG ATCAAAGTGCGCCTTCCGAATGATGAAGTGGTCCATGGGTGGTTGCATTATTATTCGTCTCCTTACAGTCTTGCTGTCATCGTGACCCATTCCTTGCCGTCCTCCCTTGATCTTTGTGTAGCATGTCTTGGCAACGACATGCACGTTGAGTCGTCTGCTGAGTTATTAGCTGTAAGGCGTTGCTTCGACTCAGGCGAATTAGTGTCCACGAGAGGGTCAGTGATACATGGAACATGGACAGGTGGAATTCATAAGAAAGAGCGCAAATTGTCCACATGCAAAATCATCGAG GCTGCCAGCGGAGGACCACTTGTTGATTGTGATGGGAATATTGTTGGCATGAACTACTATGATGAGGAAATGACTTCATTTGTGCCAAGTAATCTTATTTTTGAATGGTTGGCGCCTGCTCATGTACACTG GGCTGCAAGTAAAGACCCTTCTCGTACAAATGAGATACAACAATCTTCCGCACCTCATAGCTACAGTCCAAAAG AACTCACAGATGATGAACTTAAGCGCATACTTTCTCCCTGGGGATG GATTTAG
- the LOC127343673 gene encoding uncharacterized protein isoform X2: MRKISGKDVPARTRSRNLRLNEASSRLIDREGGVLSQELVAKLSPSIVSLASFDGEKLHSQCTGTVVRNDRLGSSIVTSRDLVTTTDSGYVRTLKLKVHLPNGEVVNASVQYYSVAHNMLVVTTGFFPDIRAACIPQMQVDSSTRLLAASLCRISDKFWVTTGVLIDSPTGVESHETMWSTCQITEAGSGGPLVDFDGNIVGMNLCMKKQKTSFVPAKRIVECMDRLGFWTYLENTPTPSNFSSVGTIVGSSSQNRASEGSENKNQEPCAFPIHEANDVWCDLNQALAEKLSPSIISIASFDGEALHSECTGMVIDRELSSASFLTTASLFGSLDQNLWDDLTIKVRLPNDEVVHGWLHYYSSPYSLAVIVTHSLPSSLDLCVACLGNDMHVESSAELLAVRRCFDSGELVSTRGSVIHGTWTGGIHKKERKLSTCKIIEAASGGPLVDCDGNIVGMNYYDEEMTSFVPSNLIFEWLAPAHVHWAASKDPSRTNEIQQSSAPHSYSPKELTDDELKRILSPWGW, encoded by the exons ATGCGAAAAATCAGTGGAAAAGATGTTCCCGCTAGAACAAGGAGCA GAAACTTGCGTTTGAACGAGGCATCCAGTAGATTAATTGATCGTGAAGGTGGTGTACTCAGTCAAGAACTTGTTGCAAAGTTGTCTCCAAGCATTGTCTCGCTTGCCTCATTTGACG GCGAAAAGCTCCATTCTCAATGCACAGGCACAGTTGTCCGAAATGATCGACTAGGTTCATCTATTGTAACATCGAGAGATTTGGTTACCACTACAGATTCAGGTTATGTCCGAACATTAAAG ttaAAAGTGCATCTACCGAATGGGGAAGTTGTGAATGCCTCTGTGCAGTACTACAGTGTAGCTCACAACATGCTTGTTGTAACCACTGGGTTCTTCCCTGATATCCGTGCAGCTTGTATACCACAAATGCAAGTTGATTCTTCCACGCGGTTATTAGCTGCAAGTTTATGCCGCATTTCGGACAAATTTTGGGTCACCACTGGGGTACTGATTGACAGTCCTACTGGAGTTGAGAGCCATGAAACCATGTGGTCCACGTGCCAGATCACTGAG GCTGGAAGTGGTggacctcttgttgattttgatgGAAATATTGTTGGGATGAACCTCTGTATGAAGAAGCAAAAAACCTCGTTCGTACCAGCAAAGCGAATTGTTGAATGCATGGACAGGCTTGGGTTCTG GACCTATTTGGAGAATACTCCCACACCATCGAACTTCAGTTCAGTAG GTACCATTGTAGGTAGCTCAAGTCAAAATCGCGCAAGCGAGGGAAGTGAAAATAAGAACCAGGAACCTTGCGCATTTCCTATTCATGAAGCTAATGATGTATGGTGTGACCTCAATCAAGCACTTGCAGAAAAATTGTCTCCGAGCATTATCTCCATTGCTTCATTTGATG GAGAGGCATTGCATTCTGAATGCACAGGCATGGTTATTGACAGAGAACTATCTTCAGCCTCCTTTCTGACGACAGCAAGTTTGTTTGGATCATTAGATCAAAATCTTTGGGATGATTTAACG ATCAAAGTGCGCCTTCCGAATGATGAAGTGGTCCATGGGTGGTTGCATTATTATTCGTCTCCTTACAGTCTTGCTGTCATCGTGACCCATTCCTTGCCGTCCTCCCTTGATCTTTGTGTAGCATGTCTTGGCAACGACATGCACGTTGAGTCGTCTGCTGAGTTATTAGCTGTAAGGCGTTGCTTCGACTCAGGCGAATTAGTGTCCACGAGAGGGTCAGTGATACATGGAACATGGACAGGTGGAATTCATAAGAAAGAGCGCAAATTGTCCACATGCAAAATCATCGAG GCTGCCAGCGGAGGACCACTTGTTGATTGTGATGGGAATATTGTTGGCATGAACTACTATGATGAGGAAATGACTTCATTTGTGCCAAGTAATCTTATTTTTGAATGGTTGGCGCCTGCTCATGTACACTG GGCTGCAAGTAAAGACCCTTCTCGTACAAATGAGATACAACAATCTTCCGCACCTCATAGCTACAGTCCAAAAG AACTCACAGATGATGAACTTAAGCGCATACTTTCTCCCTGGGGATGGTGA